ttattattattattattattattattattattattattataaaaacatTATACATTTATTGCAAGTTTAAAGCTATTTTTTTTAGTTTTAAAACTAAGGTATTTAGAAGATGTAATTATCTCAATTATATATCGAACACGTAAGTTATAAACTTCTTCATTTTTTCCTTTTCAAGACCCATCCATATATTTATACCTACGTTCCTATTTTGATTTGCATTCCCTTCAGAAAGTAACAACACAAACTCATCGCTTCCACTTAGAACTGGTCCCATATGTATCGGTCGTCCATACCCGAAATCAAGGTCACCAAATGGAAGTTTACACCATGCCGATACGTAGAAATTACCATTGGTTGTTGCTGGAATACCCTTATAAATTTCCAACCAATCAATCACCGACCGTATATAGTCTTCTGTTATTCTTTCTTTAGCTTCTTTGATCAACCTTACACCAAATGATATTGGGTTTTCTAGTAAGTCGTTGACTTTTGAAGTGGCAAAAGCTGTAACTACGGCATTTCCGACAAATCCGTTTGGTAAAGGTGGTGAAATTATTGATCGTATGTCTACTGCAAATAAAACAGTTGACAAGTCATCAGATTTGTCGAAAActgcctttgttctttgcttcCATATATGTGCAATGATAGCCTCAAAAGTTGAGCATTTTATCTTTGATTTATCTTTAAGTAGAGTTATCATTTGAAGATTAAATTTAAAGAGTTTATGAGAGTATTTGTTTGCAAAGATCAATGGAGATGGTGCTGATTCATAAGAGGTAGTAAAGGCAGTTGCAAGAGAAGATATTTTTGGTAACATTATATATTCATTATGAGGGTATTTGATTGTAGGAGGATTTCTGGCTTTGATTGATGTCCTATTATTGCATATTACTGGAAATTTCAAGCCTTCACCCTTGCATATTGACACGAGATTCAAAAACATTTCACAAGCAGCTTTGCCGTCCAAAATTGCGTGGCTTGTTAAAAACCCAACTGAAAATCCTCCACACTTGAATCTTGTAACCTATAACAAGCATGATAAGTATCATATCGAGATGTATCAAAAACTTTAACGGCTCTTATTATATACGTGCACTAACTATTATCTCATGCACAAACTACAAGCATAAAATCGTTATGTAACACACTATTTGTCTtaataaattgtttaccttttaaATTTTTTGTGATAAGTATTTTTATCAAAGATGAACAAGTGATCGGGACGAGAGAGTAATAATGTGAGACTCTAATATATCATTCATAAGCATGTAAGAAATTATGAAATTAGTTAATTATAAAGAACTTACTTTGATTGTTAAAAGCGGTCTTTCATCTAATTTCCCGTATACGTTCGGACGATGGATGAAGTAACCAAATGTAGGGTTAGGAAGAGAAAGATCTCCTAAGTCACTTAACATGAGCTTTGAGCTCGCGCTAACAAAAGGAATTCCAACATTATTACAAACAAGCTCTAATTTATGCAAATCACCATTAAATTTTAGTCTACCCGCCATAAAATAGTAAGGGATAAGAAGTTCACATGTTGCTTTCTTCACTTTCTCAGCAATATCATTTGTAGGTGCTTTTTTGTCTTCTTCAACTTGAAAAAAATAAAGGGTTTCAACAGGAAAAGTTACTGCTTGGTCAATATTTGACAAAAATATAATTTCAGGAGGGACTAAATCTTTTGGAGATATTAACGTAACTATCTCATCCGTTTCTACATCTTTGTcaattactataacattggtCTCCATTGTGATTTTGTATTTTGCCTAGTGTTTTGAAAAATGGTTGTATAAATAAGTATCATATATGATAAAATCTAAAATTTAGAGGGTTGGTGGAGAATACATGAAATGAGCATTACAAATTAAAATATTACACCATCCATTAGACATGAATACTGAATTATAGGCATGATTTCTCCATTTCTTTTAACTTTAGAAGAATGACATAGAGACAATTTATGAGCATTTCACACTATGAAGTAACGAAGCTATTGATAAGACAAaactaaaattaaatataaaacctTATCTCTCCACTTTGtatttttcatttaattttaagcGGTCTCTTACATAcgttttattatatttatatattattattaatattttgttGAAATTTTAATTTATGAACGAGTTTCTTTTTATCACAATCGTAAGTAAGTAAATATCAggttataaataatattttctaaAGTATATTCATGAGGAATGTCCAATTGAATTTGGAGGCCCTGTGCCAAATTATACATTTGATACCTGAGTTCTATGATTATATGGAGTGCTAAAAAAATTGGTTCGACTTACATATATTTCTATTAAAAGAAATTTACATAGTATAAAAGAAGAGTCttttagaccatccccaagtaatgtcaattgcttggtcatgaccttgcttggtcatgGTTAATGAAGTAATTAGGAGTGTTAATGTGTGACCAAAGGTGGATAAATTGTGACCAAAAACAAGAaatggtcaatttgtgaccaaggTTGATAAAAAAAGATGTCTTATTGACCTTCTTATGTGTCAATTTTCTATTGgttgaacaattataaaacaataaaaaaagtaCTCTACACTAATCTAATCTACACTACTCTATAGTCTATTGTTGTACTTCTCTTATGCTCCTTCTTCAACTCAACAGCTCAACTCTCTCCACTGCTCTTCTTCAATTCACACGGATAAACTTTAATTCTTCATTTACTTCTCAAATTTCAATATCCATACATACCAACAATAAAAGTAAAAGCACATTAATTAActttttatttttgaaattaaaAAAAGTCTATAAAAAGAGGATTTCTTCAGTCAAAATTTACTCAGTCACAATTTTTTGACTCACAAAAAAATTACTTACAGTAAAAAAAAAATCCACACATCAGAAATTTTCCAAAGTtttttaatcataaaaacattACTCACggtaaaaaaaaattccaaacaCATCTCAAATTTTCCAAAAAGTTATGGATTTAAATGAATATGATATTTCAAATTATGGCACCTATGATTATTTATCTCCAAACAATTCAACTTTCGATTTAAATCAAAGTACTCCAACTTTTACCGAATTATTATCGGGTAGCCAGTTAAGCCAAAAACTTGATATTTTTGGAAATCCGATGTTGTTGTCTCGACTCTCGACTAGCGATTTTGTAGCGGAAACCCCTCTTTATTGTGCAACTAAATCCAAAAAACCACCATCCAAAAAAAAATCACACCAATTTAAAAAATGACGGAAAAAATTGGACGGATAAAGAGGACGAAGCTCTTATGTCCGCTTGGATTTTATCTAGCACCCACTCAATAGTGGGCAAAAACCAAAAATATATCACAATGTGGAATTCGGTTTACGAATTATATGAACAAACTCGTAAGGAATATCAAAATGATGCTGAAATTGGCATTAGGAGTCTTGACGGAATGAGAAGtcattataaatgactcaatttccTTGTCAACAAATGGGTTGGTTGCTACTCTAAGGTTGTTAATCGTCCACCGGCAAGCGATACTAACATAGAAGACTATACAATTAGCTCAAAAATTGTTTCGTAACGAGAATGGTAATAAAGAATTTGTTGAGTTTCATGTTTACAATAAAATCATGAGTAAGCATGCAAAATGGAAGTTACAAAAAAATCCAATCGATGTTGGTGAGAACATTAGTTGGTCGAGTAAAAAAGGTCAAGGATGGAAATGGATTCTAGCCCATCAAGCGTCAATGTCCCTACACCGTCTAGTTTTTAATGTCTCAACCCCATCTAGTTTAAATGTCGAGGGTTACAAACGACCCAAAGAAAGGGAGGTAGCGAAGAAAAAAAGGCAGGGTAAAGCTCCTATGGCCGAGTCCGACTCGGTGTTTACTCCGGGTGATATCTCAGTTATGGAAGGAAATAGACTATCAACGAAAGAGCAAGTTGAGTTTCGACAAAAAAGAATGGCTGCAGATTTTAAAATAGAACTACGAATTCAAGCCCGGAGAACTGAAAACGAGATGATTTGGCTAAACACATTGCTCTCGCAATAAAATTTAAACCCAAAAGATCAAGAAATGAAGGATAAGCTAATCGACAAATATATGTCCCAACTTTAAGTAATTATTTCTGTTTTAATTTAAGTTTTTAAT
The Silene latifolia isolate original U9 population chromosome 11, ASM4854445v1, whole genome shotgun sequence genome window above contains:
- the LOC141611500 gene encoding acyltransferase GLAUCE-like, which encodes METNVIVIDKDVETDEIVTLISPKDLVPPEIIFLSNIDQAVTFPVETLYFFQVEEDKKAPTNDIAEKVKKATCELLIPYYFMAGRLKFNGDLHKLELVCNNVGIPFVSASSKLMLSDLGDLSLPNPTFGYFIHRPNVYGKLDERPLLTIKVTRFKCGGFSVGFLTSHAILDGKAACEMFLNLVSICKGEGLKFPVICNNRTSIKARNPPTIKYPHNEYIMLPKISSLATAFTTSYESAPSPLIFANKYSHKLFKFNLQMITLLKDKSKIKCSTFEAIIAHIWKQRTKAVFDKSDDLSTVLFAVDIRSIISPPLPNGFVGNAVVTAFATSKVNDLLENPISFGVRLIKEAKERITEDYIRSVIDWLEIYKGIPATTNGNFYVSAWCKLPFGDLDFGYGRPIHMGPVLSGSDEFVLLLSEGNANQNRNVGINIWMGLEKEKMKKFITYVFDI